The sequence CACCTAACTTTatgtattttatacatatgCTACTATACTCAATAAATtgtgtattttatattttaactatCTTTCATTGAAAATtacttgaatttattttattgttgtACTAAATTTGCTTGAAATTAAATAgttttatatgatattttaaagaATGCAAATGAAATCATTTGTGATACTAaagttataatagtttatgATTATAgctattattaataataaatagtagcaagaaattgttataaaatcTACTATAGCATTTTAAAAAGCTATAgaacatatataatattaaaatcaaataatataaaaacaCACAAAGATGCTATAGAAACAAGCATAGGAGAAAGTTTACTGTTATAAAGAGTGTTATTAAAGAACAatcataatattaaaattatgtaGTAGAAAGTCTTTAATAGCGCTTTttataactttaaaaaatgctaTGGAATGTTCGGAACTTTTAATAACATGGGTTAGAACAACATGCATAAAATGCtatagaaaattttttaaagtatttgTTTACCGCtataaaaaatgctataaaagacTAGCATTTTCTTACTGCTATAAAAAACAGTTTTTATAGCGTTTTCTAATAACGCTATGAAAAGTTTTCATAGCATTAAATTTCAGCAATCGAAAATGGATTTTTAATAGCATTTATGATAGCGTTAAAAAATGCTATTGAAAGTTAGACTTTCAATAGCATGGGCTACGACAGCAATTCAAAAACGGTATAGAAAGTCTACGATACCCTTTTTTAATGCTATCATATGTGATATTTGTTGTAGtgtgaaataggcttaattttcaaaaacaaaaaaacaacagggccttagttttttgttttttttataaaaaaaattaagtctatagacactacttccacctctaaatttgttcctttgttatctactttttaccaatgatttaaaaagacCAAggtagatttttaaaattaaaaaagtagcttttaaaaacttgtttttgtttttggaatttagctaggaattcaaccattgtatttaaaaaagatgtaaattattataagaaatgtaaaaaaaaataaacttaattttcaaaaactaaaaacaataaacaaaatagtttccaaacgggacttaaattattaaatttagagTAGGTATATACCTAAATTAAAGTGGATTGTTTAAGAAAAGTGAACAAAAAGTAAGGGGTTTTTAAGTTACGCACTCAAAACCCTAATGGCCACCTTTTTTGctcaaattattttattcttaattcaaaattcatcGAATtactctaattttctttttatctaacTGATACCACGTCTATGCTATTTTAATCTTTATGTATTTCACTCTCAATAcacataaaatataattaaaatacttcaaaaaagaaacaataaatTTGGTACATTTCAAGACATACTTATTTTTATATATCTCACTTTCATCCCatgcaaaaataaataaataaataataaagttaaaaaaaatttctaaaaaaaaaagtaaaaggaaTTTGATTACCTGTTCTTGGCAGGACATTCACCAGCAATACCTTGTTTTTATACACTGTTAACCCTAATTTGAGAACATATATTATTTTGGTGCTTCCATGGAAACCCATATTCTAGAAGAAGGCTGAAATTATGCAATAATGAGAAACTTTTACcatggttaatttaattaaccaaaAGTATGTAATGTCCAAAAACTTGTAACTATCATCTGATAACAAATTTATCTCTTACTAGACATTTTTGGTAAATGaaagcaatgaatgaacaatattTCTGTGATTCAACTGTATAAACTGGGTGTTAAAATAGTGTGTTGTTATTTCCCATCCCAATCAATCAAATCAAAGATTCCGACACATATCACTCATGCAATAAAAGCAAACAAACAAAGGGTAAAAACAAAACTTTCCTTAAAGAATCTGACTAGGAAACGACTCAGCAATCACTCTCAAAATTGGGCCAAAAACCCCACTCTAAACTTCCTTACGCCCACTTATTGaagtaatttattgtttttggaAAAACGTTCATTTACACCTTAATCTTTGGAATTGTATCCATAAGTTCCGTTCGGTAACGATTTGGTTgttaagttttttgttttttaaaattaaaattatagacattactttcacttctaaattttttcatttgttatctactttttactattggtttaaaaaatcaagtcaaattttaaaaactagaaaaattaGGTCCCATTTAGTAACCatgttgttttttgtttttgttttttaaaattaagtctatagacactacttccactttcaatttttctcctttgttatctacttttcactaatggATTAAAAatccaagccaaattttgagaactaaaataaagtaactttcaaaaagttatttttgtttttgaaatttggctaagaattcaaccattgtatttaagataaatgcaaatcatggtaagaaatttagatgaaatagatttaattttcaaaaacataaaccaaaaaccaaaGGGTTATCAAATGGGGCTTTAgcttttaaaatctttttttggaatttggctaagaattcaaccattgcacttgaaaaatacaaatcatggtaaaaaaaaatgaagaagaaatagacttaactttaaaaataaaaataaaaataaaaaaatggttaccaaacgaaaccttaataattatattaatttacaaCTTCTactatattctattttgttgaACATCGTTAATTTAGGAGGAAATACCCTTTTGGTTCTaagtttttaagaatagatATGTTTGGtctctaatattttaaattagctATTTTATTCCTTGAGTTTTCaagaaataggtttaaaaaaTCTCTCAATTAATAAATctgttaaatttaaatatattttttaatattttccacttctctctcttctttcactcctctttcttcttcttgcttctACCTCTTTCCTGTCCTCTCTTCTTCATGTCCATGTCTCTTTGTCTGTCATTTTTtcaattgaagaaaatgaagaaatttgttcGCTTCTCTCTCGTCTTTTTCTCACAAGAACTACAACCTTATCACAAAGCTTCTTACCAATATCAACTACTATGAATTATAAATTCTTGCACAAATATCGAAGCTTTCAAGAACTaagaaaatctcaaatttttgGTGGAAATGTTCGCGAAATAAAAATACCCAAATacatctttttcaaaattttgaaacaataTAAATCTATGCGATTACACACCAATTTACCTAAGTTCTCTAATTCTCTAATTAGATTTGCCCTAGGCTACACAAATCAATGGTTGCAATTTATTGTTGCTTCCTTCTGTTTGCCCTAATTGCTCTTCTCCTGCTTTgtgattatatatttttatttattttaattctttctgCCTTAATCTTCAATTGGCCCTAATCCTCCAATTAGATTTTGCCCTAATCTTCCAATTAGATTTGCTTTAATATTGGCTGTGTGATCTATTTTCACATATTGTTTGGATTTGTGTTATTTCTGAATCTTTGATTCCAAAAGGTtagtggtagaaaagtttttaggaatAAGTCATTAGTGGaaaagtttttagtttttgagttattttgtgaaattttccctCCACTCCCTtcaattcatttaattttctcgaaagaagagagaaaagtaAGTAAATTTCGTTACCTTCTTCAAATGAAAAAATGACCGATAAAAAGATATGGAGATGCAGAggagagaagaagaggaaagaagagagaagtggaaaatattaaaaatatacattttttccaACTCATTTTGCCAcatcatatttttaattaattttaatagatttattaattaaaaactcAGAGATCAAaagggtatttttttttcccttaattttatcaattaaatctctaaacttttataagcgAATTAATTTAGATTCTCAATTAAGATTTCCTTTCTAAATTGTCCATGCATCAATTCTAATCATCGATTTTATTAGTACACGTTTAAAGAAATCCACACACGTCTAAGAATTGAATATATGGACAATTTACCACTGTAATCTTGATAAATGATCTAAATTAATGTACTAATAATAATTTagatgtttaattaaaataattatatgttttgAACGATATTTTTCTAACTAAGTCTAAATGAGAGtattaattaatatacttataaaagttaaaagtttaaattgatataattattagttccCCTAAAATTTAAGAGAGTAAATTGATATTATTTAACGAGAAACGTTACACGTATTtagaatcaaaataatttttttattaccgaAATTAATTCATGAAAGTCTTTGAATTGAAGTACACATTATTCTCTAAACTACTTTAAGAATGAGCACTTTGTTCTTCTGCTTTCCTCATTTGCTGATCAAAAGACCTGACGTTGCATATCTACGTGTTTACTTAGCTACTAAATGTGACTCTCtgtaaaatattagaatattgATTGTTGCTTTTACATGTCAAAAGGTGAAGCAAACTTTTATTTTgatagaggaagaagaattaGATTCTTTTCTCATGTACCCTTTCTTTCACAAAGATATTAAAACATATTATGCTCTATAGGTTGATGAATAACAAATTTGTATATAACCATACTGATTTCATTTAACAAAACAAGATATTAGTTAGGTTTCATAAGAATACAACAAAATAAATGTGTGTGATCGTGAAGAATAAGATAGAtgcataatattaaattttcatcgggaattgtcaaaaaaaacacttttaagtTTTCATCTTATAAAATTACtaagttttttgaaaattagttcaATAATTTTTCTCGGTCCATCTCGGATAAGATCGACACcgagatttagttaaaattgtcatttgtaaaaataaatgaaatattacaccatttgtaaaaataaattgtaaaaattaaagaatCACACTACCAAATATTACACCATTTAGAGAAATTTGTATAGATAATGGATATTATTTAGATAATCagtattttgtgtaaatataaattaaaagtaaGATTTGTAAGATTTTATATAAGATTCAGGAAATATTGTATGAGGAAATAGATTTGGAGAGATTGCATATaatttgggaaaaaaatatatgtgaatCTCGGTGTTATTTCGAGCAAAATAACaccgagattttatatatttaggtTTTCTCCATGAAATCTTGCACATAATTAACACGAAAATTTGATATATTGAATAGAATCTTGGGAAAATTAATAccaagattatatatatattacaccAAATCTTACCCAATTTtcgcaaaattttatttttcccaaaatttaaaaatgttgaatcaatttagagatctattttgataattggaaaaccaattttggaaattcatataattgtgaaaatagaaattatgctaaaaatttgaaaaatgaccTAATAAtctgatataatatttagtaaagaTAACCAAAtttggataaaatttgaaaagatataagatttagcataatatttgaaaattacataaaaatttaGCAAATATTTATGCAGATGTAACAAGAAGGCCAAAACAATGGATAAGTCAgacaaaaaaattgatttattactGAATCTCGATGGCCGATCTCTCATCTAGGATGGATCGAGAAAAATTATTcttacaagttttcaaaaaatttgtTAGTTTCGTAAGGTGAAAATTTAAAcatgttattttttataattttctattttcattggCATGTCGGTATTTTCACTAATATTTCCAAATTTCATGGGTTCGACATTGACACGAAGAATAAATTGACATTGTAATTATATCATTAaagattatgaaatataaaaataataataataaccaatGAAGTAtcactaatgtaaatataatataaaataagatgTGATCATTGTGGATATAAATAATACATTTTAATTCGaataaaaacatataatatTTAGTTACTAAGTTGAGCATTAAACtttctagaaatatttatggaaaaTCCATATTTTCATAGAAAGTTTTTAGTAAAATTGAAAGATTGAAATTTAGGTAGAATATTTGGCACACAAAgcaaggaaaaggaaaggagtTTTATATGATGGGAATCCATCCAAAATTCTATTTGTATTGTCAATCAACACCTTTGCTTCATTCATATGTCTCACTTATAAAACTCCAATTCCacatattcttttcttttcaatccCCACAAGATAACTCATCAAACATCAAATACCCAAAACATAAACAGATTACAAtttacacaaaaaggaaaaaagaaaaaatgtgttACCCACACGATTTCCTGCCTCGGAGGGACTTTTTGGCTGTGCAATGCAATTGGGTTCTCTTGCAGACGACGGCGGCGGCGGAGGCTGTTGAGAGTTGCGGCGGCGGGTCGGAGGAAAGGCGGTGCTTGTGCTCGCCGACGAGGCACCCAGGGTCGTTTCGTTGCAGGCTGCACCGAAGTGAGTACGTTTGGGTTGGGCGGCGGCGGGTGGTGAAAAATGGATCGGCGGAGAGTAAAAGATTGACGAACGATAAGTAATTACTGTCGTGGTCTCtgtaaaataaatgaatgactTGTGTGTATTATGTACATCTATAATTGTGATTGCATGCAATCGCAAAAGATTGACTAATTgtgattttcaattttaaggTTTTTTAATTTGGCTTTATCGACTAATTTCCACGATATGAGTCCAGTTTCCGCTTGGGATTACCTTGTCGCTTGATTCATGTCGTCTTTCAAGAAGAAATAATATTAAgaggttgaattttttttaaatgggtgGAATgtctatttttcaaatttatgttattactgttctttaatgtatatatatatgcacttttttgtattgtaaaatataaaataaaacaaaccgaGATTCATAGAGATGCCCTTAGAAATCACTCGAAAATTAGCAAGTTTTTGCTGACGTCCGTAAAcatctttttaatatttttttgttctcACTCGCTTTAGCTTTTTATTCTCTCCCTCTCTGTCACGAGATGAAAAGACTATATAACTTTACTTTCTAATATCGAGTTAAATCTCATTTTGGCCTAATATTTTGAGCCAGCAATACAATTAACTTTAAAACGTACTCAGGTCAATCTCATAAGAAAGCATGAGGAATGCCCATGGGTACAGGCATTTGAATTCCATAAGACTTGTAAGACATGTAGGAAATCCATCAATTTTAAGGGTCTATTTAGCAATGTTTTCGTTTCTGGTtcgttttttcttctttatgaaAATACTATCTTGTTTCTTTAGTAATACTGCTGGTCATTCACATTGGATTCGCTGGAAAATACTCAATAGAATAGAACACAGTTATTTTAGATTCAACACATCTTTTCCAACATGTAATTCACAAATGGATATAGAAGCTCTCCAAATGAATGGGCACAAAAGCATGAGGAAAGCAGAATTTATTCTGGTTGCTGCAATAGCAACGACTGCCAcacataaatggattttaactTGTGTAAGAATCTGAGAAAAACACAGTTTCCAATTAGTAATCCACAGAGATATTCACcgtttcctttttctttcaaatcccTAGCAATCCACAATGAACCCTAACTTCTGCGAGTGATATTTACACTCTAATTCAGCATGATAAGGTGAGTTCCCACTTCCCAGTTTCAGTTTCACGTCACAGAAGTAATAATGAAACCccaatttccattttcccttcACTGCAAATATCAAGAAGAAATATCCAAAGGGTTGTGAGGTTAAAATTTTGGCAGGAATATCAACAGAAAAGTAAGCAAAATGACGAATTCTCACCTCAGGATAGCAATCTTGATGTTCAATTGTTTGGTTATTTGGATTCACAAGTACCTCACATGACACTTTTGCCTGACGAGCATTAAGAAACACCATTAAAACAACTGAACACTCAATACATTACAACTATTTATGCTAAACAGCTAAGTTGGTGAAAGAGGACACAGAATGACAGAAGGGCTGGGTGAGGGTGAGGGTGAGGAAGACAGActtcttcgatttttttttctttttcttttcttgttgaTATCTGTGAGTGTCCGGACCAACTTACACGCACCTCGACTAATCGTACGAGATAACCCGTCTGACCCAACAACATTTAAGTGTCAAGGAAACCCGTAGGATATGAAATCCTAAGTGGGTGGAACCCATGACCTCTTAACCCTTTATCAAGAGAATGTTACCTTGTTTACCACTAGAAAACCCATGATGGTTGATATCTTTGAATTCAAATGACACATTCTACTCTGACATTTACACAAGAACCTCAGAAGCCTAACAAAACACTATagttacaataattataaagcCTCATGAATAGCTTATAACTATTTATTTAGCTGAACAGTCAAGTTGGGGAAAGAAGCCAGTGAAGGGTCAAGTAAGAATGAGGAATACAGACATtcttttatgagatttttgtaCGGATAATCCATTCTCAGCCTCCTAAGCGATTAATAACCCGTCGTCCAGAAACAAATGAAAACTAACTTTCTATTTATGTAAAAGCACACTACCATCATGTTAGGGACGTCTCTTTAATTGTAGCCCTAACGCAATGGCGATGGCCATGTCTAATACGATCTTCATTTTTCTCATGCTTTGATGTGCTTTTGCAATGAAATATTGCAATGGAgtggaaaaaaatgaagatcGCAATAGACATGGCCATTGAGTTAGGGTTACGATAGATAAAATGTCCCTAATGCGATACAATATAAAATGCGTTAAGTGTGCTTTGATGCAAGTAGaaaattagttttcatttgtttttttgttgtGGGTCATTTATCATTTAGGGGGTTAAGAAtgggtcatccatacaaaaatttcatttttttttaattcggATAACACATTCTGCTAGAAAAACATTTGGGATCTATACAAGAACGCCAATAGCCTAAGATGACATTGTTATAATTACGTTGAATGTAGGAATGGGCATGTGAAAATCAAATCAAAGGCATGGTTCAAGTTTAGAATCCAAAAAAGGTCTTTTCAAGCATTTTCCCAATCAACAAAATGGCACAGTAGATGGCACAGAGGCAAAGAAGCAGTAGAtaatttttacttttgaaaattaagcttataaacactactttcacccATTAGtgttttttgttatattttaaaaatccatGTTAGAAATTGtgtgaaaagaaacaaaattgtcAAAAGCCAACGAACCAAAATCAAATGGGCCTATGCTTTTGGCAGTGATTTAGGAGTGGTGCAATTTGCAGGACCAAGAAATGGGTTCACTACTAGACATCCAAAGAGTCAAGCAAAAAGTTGTGTCCTTTTCCAATTATCTGAACTTCTACACTAAGAAGCGTGTAATTAGAGAATAAGCATTATTTAAATCGTGCTGTTTGCAAAGGAATGGAGTCTTACAACTGTTCATCCATTCAGTGATTGCGAactaatcaaataaacaaaacgAATCAACATCGAAGCAATTCACTATTCGAAGTAAAGTTTGATCTAAGGTCAGAAACAGAATAAAAAATCAACATTACCTTAATCGGGAATTTGATAAAGAAAAGCCCCATGGATCCTTCCACTTCCGTCTCCGTATCGAACGGAATGATACCCTTCCCCAGATCCGCAAGCAAGTACAAGACATCGTGAACGACCTCTAACCCATTCAAATCAAGAGTAGCATTCACATAAGAAGAGCCTCGAGCAGAAACTCGACCGCCCTCAGAGCTCACAAATCCAAGTCGTTTTCCCCGGTAGCCGACCGAAACGCCAATGTAATCGTAATGGAGAGAGAAGAAGTTCTTATTGCGAACCCTAAGAGAAGCAAAGAAAGAAAGGTCAAGGGAGACACCAGGCGGCACCAAATGGACTTTGACGTGATTGAGTTTCAATCGGACGAGTTGGAAGGAGGGATCGGCAGGGAAAAGTAGAAAAGCAACGGCGAAGAGGAGGAGAAAGGCGGCGGAGTAGAGGGCACAGAGGCGGAGAAGCCGCCAATGTTGGCATGGAGGGCGACGGTAGAGGGATAAAACGACGACGTTTTGTTGTGCAGCATTTTGAGGAAGGAGAGTGTAGGGCACAGGGACCGAATCATCGTCCCTGGAGCTGGAGGTCATTTTGTTTTGTCTAGAGCTTGGAGAGAATGAATTAAAATGGGAACTGATTTCTATTATACCTGTGGCCAAACACTCCGTTGTTCCCTCGGTTAAGGTTGCTTCAGCCATTCAATGATTTCAACGTGAAAACGAAGCGTATACTCAATGTTCCCTCCATTGTCCGTTGTTCGCTATTTTACTCATTGGGCAAAGGTAGATAGTTTTATTGATACTATTTGATCAGTGTGGAGAAGGTCTGAACATGTGTCCCCTATGGTTAGCTTTGTGTGAAATCTAAAGGTAGCGAAGCGAGTTTTACGTGTCTCGTTTAGTAGGTATATCTTTGTGTTATCTGATGAGGTGCGGGTTGTTAGGAAGATTATGGAGGCTATTCAGACCGAGTTGTAGAGGGATCTTTTTTTAGAGTCGATGTGTGTGGAGGCAGCTCAGGCCACTGAGGTATTCTGGTCAGTGGCTAGATTAGAGGAGGCGTCACTCCGATAGAAGGCTAGGGTGAGGTGACTGGAGTTAAATGATATGGACACGACATTTTTCCATAGTTGCAGTGGTTTATTCTCAGTTATGGATACTGGGGGAACTGTCAAACGGTGCATGACAGGGTGTCGGGGGTGGCAATGGATTTCTTTCGTAGTAGTTTGGGGTCTCAGCGTGTGGGATATAGGGATCTTACTATCCGGATTGGGGATATTGTGCAATTTAGCTGGTTCGCGAAGGGGGTTGGAAGCGCTTGGTCGCCCAGTGAGTCAGGATGAGATTCAGAAGGCTTTATTCTCGTTGAAGTCTGGGAAGGCTCCTGGGCCTGATGGATTTTTAATGGATTTTTACAGAGCTACTTGGAGTGTGGTTGGGGATGATTTCTGTGATGCggttctaaattttttttagtccTGTTATCTGCCAGGTGGAGTTAACTCTACTGTTATTACTCTTATTCCAAAGAGGCGGTGAGCTGAATGTATGGAGGACTTTCGTCCTATATcttgttgcaatgttgtgtataaCTGTATCTCGTGGGTCCTAGCTGAGATATTGCAGTTATGGTTGCCTTCTTTCATTAGTGGTAACCGTGTGTTCCAGGTAGGTCGATTTTTcataacattttattgtgtcAGGAGCTTGTGAGGGGCTATAAGGAGGGCAGAGGGAAGTCGCGTTGTGTGTTGAAGGTTGATCTTCAGAAGGCGTATGATTCGGTCAATTGGGATTTTATGTTTGGTGTGTTGATTGCTATAGGTACGCCCCTTTAGTTTGTTAGTTGGGTGAGGGCTTGTGTTACTTCGCCTACGTTCTCTGTGATGATTAATGGTTTCCTTGAGGGGTTTTTCCTTGGTAGAAAGGGGTTAAGGCAGGGGGATCCAttgtctccttttttgtttgtggtgGTGATGGAGGTCCTGTCCAGGTTGTTGAATAAGCCTCTCGTATAGTTTAGGTTCCATGATCAGTGTGAGCGTGTGGATCTgactcatttggtttttgcaaatgatttgatgattttttgtGCAGCTGAGAGGGGTTCTTTGGAGTTTGTGGGGCAGGTTTTGGCAGAGTTTGCAGAGTTGTCTGGGTTAGTTACGAATGTTGGGAAGAGTTCCATGTTTGTTGCGGGTGTGGATTCTAGTGAGGTGGTAGAGCTTGCTGCTTTTATGGGTTTCTCTCTTAGTTCGCTGCCTGTTAGGTATCTGGGGTTACCTTTATTAGTTGGTCGGTCGAGGGCTATGGATTGTGCGCCTTTGATTCAGAGGATTACAGCTCGTATTAAAAGTTGGGCAGCTCGGTTCCTCTCTTTTGCTGGGAGGTTACAGCTTGTTAGGTCTGTCTTATAGTCCTTTCAGGTATTTTGGTGTAGCATCTTCGTGTTGCCTGCAtgtgtaactcatgaggttgaTCTTCTGTTgcgtagttatttatggaagggcaGTGCGGAGAGTCGGGGTAGTGCGCAGGTGGCATGGGATGAGGTGTGCTTGCCAAAGGGTGAG comes from Benincasa hispida cultivar B227 chromosome 2, ASM972705v1, whole genome shotgun sequence and encodes:
- the LOC120070868 gene encoding uncharacterized protein LOC120070868 — translated: MAEATLTEGTTECLATGIIEISSHFNSFSPSSRQNKMTSSSRDDDSVPVPYTLLPQNAAQQNVVVLSLYRRPPCQHWRLLRLCALYSAAFLLLFAVAFLLFPADPSFQLVRLKLNHVKVHLVPPGVSLDLSFFASLRVRNKNFFSLHYDYIGVSVGYRGKRLGFVSSEGGRVSARGSSYVNATLDLNGLEVVHDVLYLLADLGKGIIPFDTETEVEGSMGLFFIKFPIKAKVSCEVLVNPNNQTIEHQDCYPE